AAGAACCGTAATATTTTCAGGATCATACTTCAAATATTCTTCCCATATATCTGTAGCCTTTTTATAATCACCTAAGCTTCTATAACAATCTCCCAAACCAAAAAGTGCATAATTATTATTTAAATGTTTAGCAAGACATCTTTGATAATAAATTATAGCCTTATCAAAGCTTTGCTTTTTACGTTCAATGTCTCCAAGTCCAACAAGAGCATAGTTATTATTATCATCCTTTTGCAAGATATCATTAAACAATGCTTCTGCTTCAGAAAGTCTATCTTCTTTGATCAACTGATATCCTCTTTTGGATTTTTCAGTAACATCAAGAAGCTCACTATCAGAAATTCGCGAGATATCCTCAAAATCACTTAAAAGTTTTTTGTTTAACATAAATACCCCTTCTTAACTGGTTTATTAAAGACATAACATTCATTTCATATATGCTATTTAACATATAATTCATATTTATATACAAACATATCAAGATATTAATAAATCTTTAACATCCAATCTTAATAAACATATTATATAAAAAATTAAAAAATTATACTTAATTTATATACTTAAACTTACTTATTTAAATGTATATATAAAGCCTATTAGATAAAATCTTGGCCAATTATAACAAAAAATGCAAAATATAGGATAAAATAATACTACTTTACCAGGAGAAAATTCAGATGTTTTTAGAAAAATTAAATCCTATTGAAAGCAAAATAAAAATACTTGAAGAAAAATTACAAGACACAAAATTAGTTAAAAACCAAAAAGAATATGCAAAAATAGTAAAAGAATATCATTATTTAGAAAAAATCAAAGAAAAAAAAGATGAATATGAAAACATATTAAACCAAATAGATGAGCATAAAAATATGCTATCTGAAGAAGAAAATTTAGAAATGAAAGAATTAATCAAACAAGAATTATCTCATTTAAGCCTTAAAAAAAACGAAATTGAACATACAATCAAAATATTACTCTTCAACCAAGACAAAAATGATAATAAAAATACCATTATTGAAATTAGAGCTGGAACAGGGGGAGAAGAAGCTGCGCTTTTTGCACATAATCTTTATGAAATGTACACAAAATATTCTGAGAAAAAAAAATGGAAAACAGAAATCATTAACTTTAATGAAACAGAACTTGGCGGATTTAAAGAAATAAGCTTTGAAATAAAGGGCAAAGATGTATTTAAAAAATTAAAACACGAAAGTGGAGTACATAGAGTTCAAAGAATTCCTATAACAGAATCCAATGGAAGACTTCAAACCTCGGCAGCAACCGTTGCTGTAATGCCTGAAGTTGAAGATACCGAAATTGAAATCAAGGAAAAAGATTTAAGAATAGATGTTTATAGATCTTCTGGTGCTGGGGGTCAACATGTAAACACAACAGACTCTGCCGTTAGAATTACACATTTGCCTACAGGAATCGTGGTACAATGTCAAAATGAAAGAAGTCAGCATAAAAACAAAGATCAGGCCATAAAAGTATTAAGAGCAAGACTTTATGAATTTGAAAACCTTAAAAAACAAGAACAACGCTCAAATAATAGAAAGCAACAAGTAGGTTCAGGTGATAGATCTGAAAGAATTAGGACATACAACTTTCCACAAAACAGAGTAACAGACCATAGAGCAAATATTAGCATTTATAAATTAGAAGAAATTATGCAGGGAGAACTTGATTTGCTCCTTGACACAATAGCATTAAAACTTCAAGAACAAGAATTCAAAGATAACCTAGTATAATTCATAAATTCATAATGACAATAAAAGAAGCCATAAAGAGTTCAAAAAAACATAATCTAAAAACTCTTGAGATTTTACTACTACTTGAAAAAATATTAAAAAGTAGAAAAGAATTAATTCTTGCAAATATAAATAAGAATCTAACAAAACAAGAAGAACATAAATTATTGATTCAAATAAACAATATAAAATTAGGCATACCTATACACTACATAACTGGAAAAAAGGAATTTATGGGAATTAAGTTTTATATAAACAAACATGTATTAATTCCTAGAGAAGATACAGAATGCCTAGCAGAAGAAGCTTTAACCCAAATTAGAAAACATAACTTAAATAAAATTTTAGATTTATGTTGCGGGAGTGGCTGTATTGGCTTAACAATTGCATATTATCTCAAACGCAAAGTAATACTATCAGATATTTCAACTAAAGCCTTAAAAGTCTCACTCAAAAACACACAAAGACTAAAATTAGAGAACTATGTAGAAATACAACATTCAGATCTGTTAAAATGTATAGATAAAGGGTTTGAGCTAATAATAACTAACCCTCCTTATTTAAATAAAAATGAACTAAAAATAAAGGAAAAATTAGCAAAAGAACCAAGAGTAGCTCTTTTAGGATTTGGAAAAGATGGGCTTGGAATTTCAAAAAAAATAATACGCCAAGCAAAGCACAAGCTCACAAAAAATGGACTCTTAATAATAGAAATGGCTCCATGGCAAACAGAATCTCTAAAAAAGTTTGCAATCCAAAAAGGTTTTGAATATCTAAAAACTATATATGACATTGAAAATAGAGAAAGAGCACTGGTACTAAGGATAAAGCATGATACAAGTCTATGAAATTGCATATTTACTTAAAATAACTAACATTGATAAACTAAAAAATATTTTCAGAAAAACAGTTGATAACACTTATCAAGATGAGATTCAAAAAAAATTAATATTTAAAGCTCTAGAAATATCAGAACAATTACACTACGGGCAATATAGGGAAAGTAAAGAGCCATATATAATCCACCCAATAATGGTTGCATTATTCCTTATAAAATTTCAACTAGATTTTAAAACAATAATAGCTGGCTTACTGCACGACGCTCTGGAAGACACAAACATTGAAAAGGAAGAAATAATTAAAGAATTTGATCAAGAAATTTTAAGTTTAATTGATGGTGTAACCAAAATTCATGACTTACACAACAAAACAAGAGCAATAAAAGAAGCAAATACCATTTCAAAAATGTTTTTTGCAATGACTCACGATATTAGAATAATAATCATCAAACTTGCAGACAAACTACATAATATGGCAACACTTTCTCACTTACCTAAAAACAGAAGGGAAAGAATTGCACGAGACTGTCTTGCCACCTACGTACCAATTGCAGAAAGACTTGGTATTTCATCTCTTAAAATATATCTTGAAGATTTATCATTAAAATATCTATATCCTAAAGAATATAAAGAAATCAAAAATTTTCTATCCGCAACAAAAATAGAGAGAGAAAAAAAATTATATAAGGGGAAATTACTCATAGAGAAAGAACTCAAAAAAATTGGAATTGATGTCGTAATCACAGTACGTTCAAAACATTTCTACTCAATATTTAGAAAAATGAAAACAAGGAATAATAATATTTCCCAAATCTTTGATACTCTGGGAATAAGAATAATTTGTAAAAAACAAAAAGAATGTTATGAAATACTAGAAATCGTACACAAGGTCTGGAAACCAATACCTGGAAGACTAAAAGATTACATAGCAATTCCTAAAGAGAACAAATACCAATCGCTACATACTACCGTGAGAATACCTGAAGATAACCAATTGATTGAAGTACAAATTAGAACAGAAGAAATGGATAAAATAGCTAAATACGGTGTCGCTGCTCACTGGCTTTACAAAGAGCAAGTTGAATTAAGAGCTGATGACATATCATTTATTAACCGAATCAAAAAATGGCAACAAGAATCAGTTAATAAAATTCAGTACTCAATGCATGATATACACAAAGAACTCCTAAATACATTTATATACGTCTATACACCAGAAGGAGAAATAGTAGAACTTCCATTTGGCTCAAACTCAATCGATTTTGCCTACACAATACATACAGATATTGGAGATCAAGCGCTTTATGCAAAAATTAATGGTAAAATTAGCTCACTAACCAAACCATTAAAAAATGAACAAATTGTTGAAATATTTACCTCTCCAGAGGCAAAACCTGACTTAATTTGGCTAAATAGCGTTAGGACAAAAAAAGCACGCTCAAAAATTCGATCCTGGCTTAATAAAAATGACGATACAATATTTGTCGATAACAACATAATTGCATATCTTATTGGAGAAAATAAGGAACAAAAAAGACTTTTTAGTTTGTTTAAATCTTTAACAAAATCTAAAATAAAAAGTATTACAATAGCATCTGATTGCACCCCATTAACAGGTGAAGATATCATAGGAATAATACAAAAAGATACAATAGTAGTTCACAAAGAAAATTGCAAAGAAACTACTTATCAGAAGAAAAACCATCTTGTAGAAGTAGAATGGGAAGCAACACCAACAAGGAAGGTATATCATATTATAATATTCTTAAAAAACTTAAAAGATCTCTTTAATTATCTAGATAATATTTTTACAACCTTTGATGCAAAACTTATTAGTAAAAAAATAGAAGACTGCGGAAATGGACATGGAATAATCAATATAATTATCTTATCAAATGACAAAAACGTATCAATGATTTTTACTGCACTTCAAGATAATCCTAACGTACTACAAATAATGCAAGTAGAAGAAGATATAAAAAATTATGATAATTAAGATATTACTCTTAATTTTAACACACATATTCATCTCACATAAAGTAATAAAAGCAGATGAGAGAGCACAATGCATCAAACAAATAAATAAACATATCACAAAAATTAATGAATTAAACAACTCCTTAGACAAAATAAAACGAGTAGAAAACACCTATGATTATATAAAAAACTACTTTTTAAAAAATAAAATTCCATACAAAGAACATTCACTCCAAGAAATTGGATTTATTGGATACTCACAAAAGACAATTCACGTAAAAATAAAAGGCAAAGACAAAACTATTTATAACATTATCATCCCAATCGAAGCACAACATGACTTAAAAAATAACTTAGCAATCGCTATTGCAATCACACTAATAAATAACTTAAAAAACAAAGAGCTCAATAACAACCTAAACATCTATTTCATAAAAGACGATTCATACAAACAAATATCAATGATAAGCAGCAGATTATTATTAAATACAAATGCTCTTGAAAAAAATACAAATACAATATATTTAATGTTAAATGAAAACAAAGAAAATAACCCAATAGAATTTAAAAATCAATCAAATATCATAAACTCAAAAACACCTCTAAGCTTTTTAAAAACCTTTATAAAAACATTTGAAAACAATAAAGTAAATTTTAACATATCAAAAATAAATGATAAAAATATTAATAAAATATATAATTTGCATTTAAAAGAAGAAATTCCAATTTTAATAATAAGCAACAATAAAGAACCTTCTCTCTTAAACAATGTAAAGAATAATAATATTTATAATATTTATAAATCAATTGAAGAGGCAATTAAAGTTAAAAACACAAAAAATGAAAAGACACTGCATTATATTATTATAAATACTCCTTTTAAAAAGTGGATAATAAACGAAACTACACTCATTATAATAATATATATTATTTACAACTGTACTCTCTTAGTGTTAATTACAAGGTTTAAAAGAGCTAGCATCATACTAAGAAAAACTAAAGAAAATTACCATAAAATCATAAAACTATTTTTTATATTATTACTAAGCACATATATGTCTACTTTAATTACAAATAAAATGCTAATAGCATATGAAGATTTCATAGATTATAAAATTATAAACCCAATATACTTGGTAAATTTCCTACTAACACTACTTAACTTCAATATTATATCTTACTTTACATATAACCTTAAAATACATTTAAACCTTAAAGAACTCAAATATTTAGCAATATCAATATCACTAATTGAACTCATTATGGTGTTATATATTAAAATAGAACTCATCTTAACCATAATCTTTAAAAAGATACTAATTTTAATTACTCCTAACAAAGGTAAGATTTTACAAAAAACAGTAATATTACTCATTTGGATAACAAATTTCATGCTAATAACATCAATACAAACAACTTTCATGATCTCAAAACCGCTTGCACTAAGCTATTTTATATCAATATTACTTTTCCCAGCAATACTTACCAATATCACAGAACATTTAAAACATAAAACTGCAACAATAAGACAAGAATTTAAAAAATCCGAAAAAATTGAATCTATAATCCTTTTTTTAATAATCACTATTACCGTAATATCAAATAACATAGAAAAAATTTCAACAATAAAAATAGAACAAATAATAAGCTTTCCAGAAAAAACCAACAAAATTAGAGTAGAATGCTTAAAAGACAATAAAAATACAATTCAAATCTTGACAAAAGATTTTTATTTAAACTTAGAAAAAAATAAAAAATATACAGAAAAGGAAATTAAAATACAAGAAAACTTAATAGATTTATCTGTGCAAAAAACAGATGCTGCTAAAAGAACTATCTACGAAATTAAGATTGCCACCAATAAACTTGCAAAGCAAATTCATCTACTGCTAAAAAATGCATCTGGATTCATTATATATCAAAGTAACACACCATATAAAATAACAGCCAACAATATAATATTCACAGTAGATAATATGAAATCAAATACAGCAAACATAACTTTTACAGCTAAATCTCAAAAACAAATCAAATACGATGCTTTCGCTTACTTTGATACTAATAAACACCATGTAAAAATATATGATCATAAAACAAAAAAAGAAGTTAAAAACATTAACATAGATTATTCATACATAATAAAGTATTCTGGAGTACTTCCAAAGTCTGAAAAATATGACCAAGATCTCTTTTTCAAACTCCAAAATGACAAAGAAATTGAAAATTTAAAAAACTTGAAAATAAATTAGTTTTATAACCGTTCAAAATCAATTCTCTCCTTTCTCTTTGCATAACTTTGTAAAGCTAAGACTATCAATTTATCAACCAAAGACGCATAATTAAGGCCATCATACTCACACATCTTAGCAAACATAGAAATATCTGTAAATCCTGGAATTGTATTCACCTCATTAACATAAATTAAGTCAGTACCTTTTTCAACAAAAAAATCAATTCTTGCCATACCTCTAAGCTCTAAAAACTTATAAGTTAAGAATGCATATTCCTTAATATCCAACAAATGTTTCGTATCAAGCTGAGCAGGAATATTAAAGACAACTGAATTCCCAGGAGCAACAGAATACTTAGCATCATAATCATAAAATACAAAATCCTGTATAACAATTTCCCCAGGAGTAAATATTTTAATTTGCTCATTCCCAATAACAGAACATTCAATCTCTCTTACTTTTACAAACTTTTCTACAACAACTGTTAAGTCATACTCAAAAGCTTCTTCAACACATTTTTCAATCTGAGTATCATCATATGCAATATTGATCCCAATTGAAGAACCAAGCACAGCTGGTTTAACAATTACAGGATACCCTAAAATTTGCTTTATATCCCTTTTAATGCCTTCTCTATCTAAAATATAATCATATTTTCTAAATCCAACAAAGGGTACTAAAGGAACATTAAAACTTTTAAGCAAAAGCTTGAAGAAGTACTTATTACTAGCAATAGCACTTCCTAAAATACCAGAACCAACACAAGGAAGATCCATTATTTTTAAGAGTCCCTGAATAGAACCATCCTCACCTGTCCTTCCATGAATAATGGGAAACACAACATCAATTTTAAGATCCCTACCATTAACAAATATCCCACGACCAGGAACCAAACTAATAACGGAAGAACTATCCTTTTTAATTAACTCAGGACTATCAGGAACAGAATCCAACAGATACCAAATCCCAGTAGTCTTATCAACAAAAATTGAAAACACATTATATTTATCAAGTTTCATAAGAGCCAAGTAAAGCCCATAAGCAGACCTAAGAGAAATTTCATGCTCAAAAGAAACTCCTCCAAATATTAGCATAAGATTTTTTCTCATAAAGTCAGTTCCTACTTCTTGCACTTAAAATAATATCTTTAATAACAGATTGTTCATCCCAAGAAACAATTCGATCTTTATATATTATTGAACTTTCATGGCCTTTGCCAAGAGTAACAACTAAATCGTTAGCACATGCAATATTTATTGCCTTTTCAATTGCACTTTTCCTATCAGGAATGAAAAATAAATCTTTATTTAAAGTCTTTTCTGAAATTCCTTTTGCAATATCTTCAATTATTTGCATACTATCTTCACTTCTCGGATCTTCATCACAAAGAATTATTATATCTGAATACCTATCTGAAATCTCTCCTTGCAACTTTCTCTTAAGAACATCTCTCTCTCCGGCAGAACCAAAAACAGAAATCAACCTATTTTTTGAGAGTCTTTTAAAGATAGGGAAAATTTTAAGAAAAGCCCCAGGAGTATGCGCATAATCAATAATTAAAGAAAAATCCTGTCCAAGATCAACACCTTGCATTCGTCCACAAAGACCTTTAATATTTGCAAGCTTATCAATAAGTTGTGAAATATCAATACCCATAATTTGACTCACAACAATTAAAGCCGCCATAACATTCTCGATATTGAAACTGCCAGTTAAATTAACCCTAGCATCATACTTAATATTCTTATGATAAAATTCAAACTCAGTAAAACCCATATGTTCATTAATCTTACTTACAAAAAAATCAGCATTTTCATTATTTAAACTATACGTATAAACTCTATTAATAGCATTTAAAAAAACAGAAAAATTACTATCATCCATATTGACAATTCCAAAACCACCATTAGCATCTGCAGAAGAAAAAAGACTAAGCTTAACATTCAAATAATTCTGCATGGTACCATGAAATTCAAGATGTTCATGACTAACATTAGTCAAAACAGCAACAAAATACGCAACATCAATGAGCCTTGATGTTCTAAAATCAAGACCATGTGAAGTCGATTCAACAATAGCATATTCAACATTATTTTTTACCATTTGACCAAGAACTAAATGAATTTCTGTTGACTCTGGGGTTGATTGCCTATAAGGATTTTTAACTAAAGTTCCACTTCCATCTTCAAAGAATACCGTTGAAATAAAGCCGACCTTAACACCCATAGATTTCAAGAGAGTATAGATATAAAAACAAACAGAACTTTTACCATCAGTTCCTGTAACCCCTATGATTTTAAGCTTTTTTGAAGGCTCATTATAAAAAATATGAGAAAAATTTGACATAAATCTTCTTATGTCACAAGAATCCACTCTAATATACGTCACATTCGGATCGTAAAAATCAATATCACTTGTATGAACAATAACATTACTACCACGTTGAATTGCTGACTTGATAAATTTTTGACCATCAAAATGAAGTCCTGGAAGAGCAAAAAATACAAAATTAGATAAAACACATCTTGAATCATATGCAAGTCCCAATATTTCTACATCACAAGACCCTATAATTCCCTTTACTAGATTTTTATCTAACCTAGATAAAACATTACTAAGCATTTTTTTATTCATATTTATAAATATTACAAAAATAAAACCCATTTTCATAGAAAAATGTCAAAAGAGCATATTAAAAAATATTTCAATTATAATCATTAAACTAAAAAAGATTAAAATGTACTGTTTACAATTTAAATATTTTTTAATAAACTAACTAATGTTTAACATGGCGCTGTACCCAAGTGGCTAAGGGAGAAGTCTGCAAAACTTCGATTCGCCGGTTCGATTCCGGTCGGCGCCTTGTCACTTTACAAACCTTAAATAAAACCCAAGACAATTTTTTTACAAAGACAAACAAAATTAAAGAAAATGATTTAAAGATAAATTAGAATAATAATTATGTTAGAGTTAATAATTATATTAATATTTATAATACTCTCAGCAATTTTTTCAGCATCAGAAACAGCCTACACATCATTAAGCCTAATGCAACTGCAAGATATAAAGAAAAAAGGCAAACTAGGAACAATGGCATATAATTTATCCCAAAATCCATCAAAACTGGTCACAACAATTTTAATTGGCAATAATATTGCTAATATAACAGCAAGTACACTTACAACAAAATTTGTTCTCGACAAATATGGAAACAATGCACTTGCCTTATCAACTGGACTTATAACAATAACAGTGCTCATACTCTCAGAAATATTTCCTAAACAGATTGCAATTCTGAATAACGAAAGCATAGTTTTATCAACTTCAATCTTACTCAAGATATTAACAATTATATTCACACCAGCAATATATATAATTAACGGAATAGTTAAGATCCTCCTAAACTTATGTAAAATAAAAACAAATCAAAAAATGACCAAAGATAGCATAAAAAACATGCTATTTTTAGCTGAAAAATTAGGAATTTTAGAAAATGATGATAGAATATTTATGCAAAAAATGTTAAATATAGGAGAAGTCAGAGCCTCAGAAGTGATGACACACCGAACAGAAGTATTTTCACTCTCAAGTACATCAAAACTAAAAGATAAGATCAAATTAATTAAAAAAGAAGGATATTCTAGAATTCCTGTATATAAAGGTCAAAACAGAGAACAAATAATAGGAATTTTAATAACTAAAGACTTAATTGAAATAAGCAAAAAAAAACTTGAAAACAACATTATTAAATTTGTAAAACCTGCTGTTTTTGTACAACAAAACAAAAGGATAAAAGACATATTAGATATCATGAAACAAAAACAAAAAATAATGGCCATTGTAATCGACGAGTATGGAGGTTTTTCAGGAATACTTACAATAGAGGATATAGTAGAGAAAATTTTTGGTGCAATATTTGATGAATATGATCTAGAAGAAAAAAAACAACTCATTACTAAAAAAAATGAAAACACTTATCTGATATCAGGGGAGACCACATTTGATGAAATCGAAGAAACAATCGGAATAAAAATTCAACACAAAGATTACATAAACACAATTGGAGGATACATAATGGATTTACTTGATAAAATACCCACGAGTGGAGAAAAGGTTAACACAGAACATGGAGAATATTTAATAGAGGAAATCCAAAATCATAAAATAAAAGAAATAACATTTAAAAAATGTGCAAAGGAATAAGAATGAATAAAAATATTTGGATCAATATTTTTTTATTGCTTAAAGTCCAACCCAAAAATAAAATATACTCTGAAAAAAACATTAAAATAAAAAGGACTTAAGAAAAAATCCAATGATTTTCTAGGAAAAAAGAACAAAAAGGAGGCAAAATGTCAAATAACATCTTAAAATTTTTTAATAAAACATACGAATATATAACAATTTTAATTGTATTAATAACAATATTAATAATAACTATAGCAAATGTTTTTGTGGTTGGACCATCTGATGAAGCTATTGTTCTTCGTCTTGGCAAGTTAAATAGAATACTTGAACCAGGAATCCATATAAAAATTCCATTAATTGAAGAAAAATTAATTGTACCAGTAAAGATAGTACAAGAACTTAAATTTGGTTTCAATACAAACGACAACATAGGAGATAACTTTGTCAAAGATGAAGGCACTATTATTACTGGTGATTTAAACATAATTAATGTAGAATGGTTAATACAATACAGAATCAGTGACCCATATTCTTTCATGTTTAAAGTAGAATACCCAGAAGAAACTATAAAAGACATTGCAAAATCATCTATGAACAGATTAATTGGAGACAACACTATTTTTGAGATCATTAATGATAATAGAGTTGGTGTTACAGAAGGAGTACGAACTTCTATGAATGAAATTATAAAAAAATATGACTTAGGAATCGATATCGTGCAAGTACAAATCAGAAATGCTATGCCACCAAGGGGAAAAGTTTACGAAGCATTTGAAGATGTTAACATTGCAACCCAAGATAAAAATAAATTCATTAATGAAGGAAGGAAAGAATTTAATCAAATTATTCCCAAAATTAGAGGAGAAGCACTTAAATTGATAGAAGAAGCTAAAGGATATAAAGAAAATAGAATAAATACCGCATTAGCAGAGACAGCAATTTTTAATGCAATTTTAAACGCGTACATCAAAAATCCAGAAATCACAAGAGAGAGAATATATAATGAAGCAATGAAAGAAATCCTAGAAAGTAAAGACAATGTTGAAATAATTGATAAAAACTTAAATAATTTCCTTCCATTTAAGGAGGTCAAATAAATGAAATACATACTAAAATTTTTATTCTCTATTACTAAGATTTTAGCTTTTACACTAACATTCGGATTAATATTGCTAGCCATAATACAACCCATCTATATCCTAAAAGAAAACAGAATTTCAATTATTACAAGACTTGGCAAAATCGAGAGAACTGAAAACACTGCAGGACTCAAATATAAAATCCCATTTATTGAAAATGTACAAACATTTCCCAAAAACATACTTAGATGGGATGGAGAACCTCAAAGAATTCCAACAGGAGGAGAAGAAAAGCAATTAATCTGGATAGACACAACTGCCAGATGGAAAATTGCAGACATTAATCAATTTTATACAGCAATCAAAACAATGGACAGAGCTTACAGCAGAATCAATGCCGCTATTGAACCTGCTGTTAGAGGTGTTATCGCTAAGTATCCTTTACTTGAAATTATAAGAAGCTCAAATGATCCAATTCAACACCTATCTAATGGAATTTTAACACCAAAAAAAATTCAAGATAACAAAACTTACAAGATCACAAAGGGTCGAAAAATAATTGAAAACGAAATAATTGAAGTATCAAATAAAAATACAAAAGACATTGGAATCGAAATTGTTGATGTTATCATTAGAAAGATCGGCTACGATCCAAGTTTAATCGATTCTGTACATAACAGAATGATTTCAGAAAGGCAACAAATTGCAGAAGAACAAAGAAGTAGAGGAATTGCTGAAAAAACGGAAATACTTGGTAGCATTGAGAAAGAAAAGCTAAAGTTACTAAGTGAAGCAAAAGCTAAGGCAGCTAAAATTAAAGCCGAAGGAGACAGTGAGGCTGCAAAAATCTACGCAAATGTCTATGGTAAAAATATTGAATTTTACAGATTTTGGCAAGCACTAGAGAGTTATAAAGCAACACTTAAAGACAAACGTAAAATACTCTCAACAGATATGGATTTTTTTAGATACTTACATAATAAGAAATAAAATAACACAAATTAAAGAAAACATTAAATGAAAAAATATAAAAAAACAAGTTACACAAAATGAGCTAATATTTATTTGAATATTAGCTCATTCTAGCAAACACCTAAAGGTAATACTACTACTACAAACACCAAACTTTAATGAGAAATTATAAGTTTAAAAAAACATAAATAACCAGCCTAAAACTTAATGACACTGATTTTAGAGTCACATCCTTTAAACTGAAATAACACTAAATATCAATGCTTTAAAGTTAAAATCACAAATACTTTTTTATTGAC
The DNA window shown above is from Borrelia anserina Es and carries:
- the prfA gene encoding peptide chain release factor 1; translation: MFLEKLNPIESKIKILEEKLQDTKLVKNQKEYAKIVKEYHYLEKIKEKKDEYENILNQIDEHKNMLSEEENLEMKELIKQELSHLSLKKNEIEHTIKILLFNQDKNDNKNTIIEIRAGTGGEEAALFAHNLYEMYTKYSEKKKWKTEIINFNETELGGFKEISFEIKGKDVFKKLKHESGVHRVQRIPITESNGRLQTSAATVAVMPEVEDTEIEIKEKDLRIDVYRSSGAGGQHVNTTDSAVRITHLPTGIVVQCQNERSQHKNKDQAIKVLRARLYEFENLKKQEQRSNNRKQQVGSGDRSERIRTYNFPQNRVTDHRANISIYKLEEIMQGELDLLLDTIALKLQEQEFKDNLV
- the prmC gene encoding peptide chain release factor N(5)-glutamine methyltransferase, with translation MMTIKEAIKSSKKHNLKTLEILLLLEKILKSRKELILANINKNLTKQEEHKLLIQINNIKLGIPIHYITGKKEFMGIKFYINKHVLIPREDTECLAEEALTQIRKHNLNKILDLCCGSGCIGLTIAYYLKRKVILSDISTKALKVSLKNTQRLKLENYVEIQHSDLLKCIDKGFELIITNPPYLNKNELKIKEKLAKEPRVALLGFGKDGLGISKKIIRQAKHKLTKNGLLIIEMAPWQTESLKKFAIQKGFEYLKTIYDIENRERALVLRIKHDTSL
- a CDS encoding RelA/SpoT family protein; translation: MIQVYEIAYLLKITNIDKLKNIFRKTVDNTYQDEIQKKLIFKALEISEQLHYGQYRESKEPYIIHPIMVALFLIKFQLDFKTIIAGLLHDALEDTNIEKEEIIKEFDQEILSLIDGVTKIHDLHNKTRAIKEANTISKMFFAMTHDIRIIIIKLADKLHNMATLSHLPKNRRERIARDCLATYVPIAERLGISSLKIYLEDLSLKYLYPKEYKEIKNFLSATKIEREKKLYKGKLLIEKELKKIGIDVVITVRSKHFYSIFRKMKTRNNNISQIFDTLGIRIICKKQKECYEILEIVHKVWKPIPGRLKDYIAIPKENKYQSLHTTVRIPEDNQLIEVQIRTEEMDKIAKYGVAAHWLYKEQVELRADDISFINRIKKWQQESVNKIQYSMHDIHKELLNTFIYVYTPEGEIVELPFGSNSIDFAYTIHTDIGDQALYAKINGKISSLTKPLKNEQIVEIFTSPEAKPDLIWLNSVRTKKARSKIRSWLNKNDDTIFVDNNIIAYLIGENKEQKRLFSLFKSLTKSKIKSITIASDCTPLTGEDIIGIIQKDTIVVHKENCKETTYQKKNHLVEVEWEATPTRKVYHIIIFLKNLKDLFNYLDNIFTTFDAKLISKKIEDCGNGHGIINIIILSNDKNVSMIFTALQDNPNVLQIMQVEEDIKNYDN
- a CDS encoding UDP-N-acetylmuramoyl-L-alanyl-D-glutamate--2,6-diaminopimelate ligase, which translates into the protein MNKKMLSNVLSRLDKNLVKGIIGSCDVEILGLAYDSRCVLSNFVFFALPGLHFDGQKFIKSAIQRGSNVIVHTSDIDFYDPNVTYIRVDSCDIRRFMSNFSHIFYNEPSKKLKIIGVTGTDGKSSVCFYIYTLLKSMGVKVGFISTVFFEDGSGTLVKNPYRQSTPESTEIHLVLGQMVKNNVEYAIVESTSHGLDFRTSRLIDVAYFVAVLTNVSHEHLEFHGTMQNYLNVKLSLFSSADANGGFGIVNMDDSNFSVFLNAINRVYTYSLNNENADFFVSKINEHMGFTEFEFYHKNIKYDARVNLTGSFNIENVMAALIVVSQIMGIDISQLIDKLANIKGLCGRMQGVDLGQDFSLIIDYAHTPGAFLKIFPIFKRLSKNRLISVFGSAGERDVLKRKLQGEISDRYSDIIILCDEDPRSEDSMQIIEDIAKGISEKTLNKDLFFIPDRKSAIEKAINIACANDLVVTLGKGHESSIIYKDRIVSWDEQSVIKDIILSARSRN
- a CDS encoding D-alanine--D-alanine ligase — encoded protein: MRKNLMLIFGGVSFEHEISLRSAYGLYLALMKLDKYNVFSIFVDKTTGIWYLLDSVPDSPELIKKDSSSVISLVPGRGIFVNGRDLKIDVVFPIIHGRTGEDGSIQGLLKIMDLPCVGSGILGSAIASNKYFFKLLLKSFNVPLVPFVGFRKYDYILDREGIKRDIKQILGYPVIVKPAVLGSSIGINIAYDDTQIEKCVEEAFEYDLTVVVEKFVKVREIECSVIGNEQIKIFTPGEIVIQDFVFYDYDAKYSVAPGNSVVFNIPAQLDTKHLLDIKEYAFLTYKFLELRGMARIDFFVEKGTDLIYVNEVNTIPGFTDISMFAKMCEYDGLNYASLVDKLIVLALQSYAKRKERIDFERL